From Ruminococcus sp. HUN007, a single genomic window includes:
- the ileS gene encoding isoleucine--tRNA ligase, whose amino-acid sequence MAQDYNNTLNLPKTDFPMRGNLPTKEPETLKKWESERLYYKMIEKNKGKPSFILHDGPPYANGEIHLGHALNKSLKDFIVKYKNMSGFCAPYVPGWDTHGLPIELKAMKTIGVKDGAVPPTELRKHCREYAMTQVANQMKGFKRLGSLGDYDYPYLTLRPEYEAKQVEVFGSMVKKGYMYKGLKPVYWCPDCKTALAEAEIEYSNDPCHSIYVKFNVTDDKGLFTAMGLDLSKVFFVIWTTTTWTIPGNLAVCLGPDYNYTLVHVGDEYYVMAEELVNVTMEAAGITEYETKGLFRGSELEHIKTKHPLYDRLSPVIVGDHVTLESGTGCVHTAPGYGVEDFEVCKKYDDIGILVCVDANGKQTAEAGEFEGLDTDEANKAIAKKLEENGALLAMQKIVHQYPHCWRCNSPIIYRATEQWFCSVKGFKDEAVKAIEGVKWIPAWGEDRIKGMVRDRSDWCISRQRTWGVPIPVVYCKDCGKPICNDETVSAIADLFRKEGSDSWWTKDTSEFIPASVKCECGCSEFTKEYDIMDVWFDSGVSHTSVMEGSDFPSLSWPADLYLEGADQYRGWFQSSLLTSVVYKGASPYKAVCTHGWVVDGEGKAMHKSLGNGIDPSEITDQYGADILRIWAASSDYHSDIRISQNIIKQLSEAYKKIRNTARFILGNLGNGAGFDPEKDCVSDDQLTELDKWALVRLDALIDKVNEGYNAYDFHIAFHAIHNFCVTDMSNFYLDIIKDRLYCEKEDSVKRRAAQTAMYRILSAVARLAAPIISFTAEEIWTYMPHTSSDDRESVFLNQMPEKSSISVDAAFEEKWALIYDLRQSVNKALEIKRNDKIIGKSLEAEIDLYCGKSYDKVSQIAGELAEIFIVSGVKAFAEGKGEFDAEALGAAGSAAEITVTVSKASGDKCERCWTYSETVGKDSAHPTLCARCASVVK is encoded by the coding sequence ATGGCTCAGGATTATAACAATACTCTGAACTTACCAAAGACAGACTTCCCTATGAGAGGAAACCTGCCGACAAAGGAACCTGAAACACTGAAGAAGTGGGAATCAGAAAGACTTTACTACAAGATGATCGAAAAGAACAAGGGCAAGCCTTCCTTTATTCTTCACGATGGCCCTCCGTATGCAAACGGTGAGATCCATCTCGGTCATGCACTCAATAAGTCTCTCAAGGATTTCATTGTCAAGTACAAGAATATGAGCGGATTCTGTGCACCGTATGTACCTGGCTGGGATACTCACGGACTTCCTATTGAACTTAAGGCAATGAAGACTATCGGTGTAAAGGACGGCGCTGTTCCGCCGACAGAACTGAGAAAGCACTGCCGTGAATATGCTATGACACAGGTCGCTAACCAGATGAAGGGCTTCAAGAGACTCGGCTCACTCGGCGACTATGATTATCCGTATCTTACACTCCGTCCTGAGTATGAGGCAAAGCAGGTCGAAGTATTCGGCTCGATGGTAAAGAAGGGCTATATGTACAAGGGCCTGAAGCCGGTTTACTGGTGCCCTGACTGTAAAACAGCTCTTGCTGAAGCAGAGATCGAATATTCAAACGATCCGTGCCATTCTATCTACGTAAAATTCAATGTTACAGATGACAAGGGACTTTTCACTGCAATGGGTCTCGATCTTTCAAAGGTGTTTTTCGTTATCTGGACAACAACAACATGGACAATTCCGGGCAACCTCGCTGTCTGCCTCGGACCTGACTACAACTATACTCTCGTTCACGTTGGTGACGAATACTACGTAATGGCTGAAGAACTTGTTAATGTAACAATGGAAGCTGCAGGCATTACTGAATATGAGACCAAGGGTCTCTTCAGAGGTTCTGAACTTGAACACATCAAGACAAAGCACCCTCTCTATGACAGACTTTCACCTGTTATCGTAGGCGACCACGTAACTCTCGAAAGCGGTACAGGATGCGTTCATACAGCTCCTGGCTACGGCGTTGAGGACTTTGAAGTATGCAAGAAGTACGATGACATCGGCATACTCGTATGCGTTGACGCAAACGGTAAACAGACTGCTGAAGCCGGCGAATTTGAAGGCCTCGATACAGATGAAGCAAACAAGGCTATCGCAAAGAAACTTGAAGAAAACGGTGCTCTTCTTGCAATGCAGAAGATCGTCCACCAGTATCCTCACTGCTGGAGATGTAACAGCCCGATCATCTACCGTGCTACAGAACAGTGGTTCTGCTCAGTAAAAGGATTCAAGGATGAAGCTGTTAAGGCTATCGAAGGCGTAAAGTGGATCCCTGCATGGGGCGAAGACAGAATCAAGGGCATGGTACGCGACAGAAGCGACTGGTGTATCTCACGTCAGAGAACATGGGGCGTTCCGATACCTGTTGTTTACTGTAAAGACTGCGGCAAGCCGATTTGCAATGATGAAACTGTAAGTGCGATTGCTGATCTTTTCCGTAAGGAAGGCAGCGATTCATGGTGGACAAAGGATACATCAGAATTTATTCCTGCCAGTGTAAAGTGTGAATGCGGATGCAGCGAATTCACTAAGGAATATGACATCATGGACGTATGGTTCGACAGTGGTGTTTCACATACTTCTGTAATGGAAGGCAGCGATTTCCCAAGCCTTTCATGGCCGGCTGACCTCTATCTTGAAGGTGCTGACCAGTACAGAGGCTGGTTCCAGTCATCACTCCTTACATCTGTTGTATACAAGGGCGCTTCACCATACAAGGCTGTCTGCACACACGGCTGGGTAGTTGACGGCGAAGGCAAGGCAATGCACAAGTCTCTCGGCAACGGTATCGATCCAAGCGAGATCACAGACCAGTACGGTGCTGATATCCTCAGAATCTGGGCTGCTTCTTCAGACTACCACAGTGATATCAGAATTTCACAGAACATCATCAAGCAGCTTTCTGAAGCTTACAAGAAGATCAGAAACACTGCAAGATTTATACTCGGTAACCTTGGCAACGGCGCAGGCTTCGATCCTGAAAAGGACTGCGTATCTGACGATCAGCTCACAGAACTCGACAAGTGGGCACTCGTTCGTCTCGATGCACTCATCGACAAGGTAAACGAAGGATACAACGCATATGATTTCCACATTGCGTTCCACGCTATCCACAACTTCTGCGTAACAGACATGTCAAACTTCTACCTTGACATCATCAAGGACAGACTCTACTGTGAAAAGGAAGACTCTGTTAAGAGACGTGCTGCACAGACTGCAATGTACCGTATTCTCAGTGCAGTTGCAAGACTTGCAGCTCCTATCATCTCATTCACTGCTGAAGAGATCTGGACTTACATGCCGCACACTTCATCAGACGACAGGGAAAGCGTTTTCCTTAACCAGATGCCTGAAAAGAGCAGCATCTCCGTTGATGCAGCTTTCGAGGAAAAGTGGGCGCTCATCTATGATCTCCGCCAGTCAGTAAACAAGGCTCTTGAAATAAAGCGTAATGACAAGATCATCGGCAAGTCACTTGAAGCTGAAATAGATCTTTACTGCGGCAAGTCATATGACAAGGTAAGTCAGATTGCTGGTGAACTCGCTGAAATATTTATTGTTTCAGGCGTTAAGGCATTTGCAGAAGGTAAGGGCGAATTTGATGCCGAAGCTCTCGGGGCAGCAGGCAGCGCAGCTGAAATTACTGTAACAGTAAGCAAGGCATCGGGTGACAAGTGTGAACGATGCTGGACATACTCTGAAACAGTCGGAAAGGATTCAGCACATCCTACACTCTGTGCACGCTGTGCATCAGTTGTAAAATAA
- the lspA gene encoding signal peptidase II — MMIIIMIVIAAVLVASDQLIKVWAVNELSGGISKQFIKFGDSEIVNLTYTENTGAAFSIMSGKQWFTIGFAALALILFAVYVIKNYKNSRPAMILSAVVISGGIGNLIDRIRIGYVVDYIEVRLFRFAIFNFADICVTVGIFLLALYILFFYRPAGKEPSVPAEVHIK; from the coding sequence ATGATGATAATTATCATGATCGTTATTGCAGCCGTGCTTGTGGCATCAGATCAGCTGATTAAGGTGTGGGCTGTAAATGAACTTTCGGGAGGCATTTCGAAACAGTTCATAAAATTCGGCGACAGCGAGATAGTCAATCTCACTTATACGGAAAATACCGGAGCCGCTTTCAGCATTATGAGCGGCAAACAGTGGTTCACGATCGGATTCGCAGCACTTGCGCTTATACTGTTTGCGGTGTATGTGATAAAGAACTATAAGAATTCCCGTCCGGCTATGATACTGTCTGCAGTTGTCATTAGCGGAGGCATAGGAAATCTTATTGACAGAATACGTATCGGATATGTAGTCGACTACATCGAGGTAAGACTGTTCAGATTTGCTATTTTCAATTTCGCGGACATATGTGTAACAGTCGGCATATTTCTTCTTGCTCTGTATATTCTTTTCTTTTACAGGCCGGCAGGTAAAGAACCGTCTGTTCCGGCGGAGGTGCACATTAAATGA
- a CDS encoding RluA family pseudouridine synthase — MSAETLTSVVPDSDASSRIDKYISENFPDVTRSAAQKLIADGCVTVNGRTVSKNYRTAAGDEISVDMPEPQELSVEPENIPVDIVYEDDDLLVVNKPKGMVVHPAAGHCSGTLVNALMYHCRGRLSSINGVVRPGIVHRIDKNTSGLLIVAKTDRAHQGLAEQIKEHSFTREYEAVVCGRLKETEGTINAPIGRHSTDRKKMCVTQTGSKHAVTHYTVLEQYNRYAYVKLRLETGRTHQIRVHMKYIGHPVFGDDVYGTPQKGIEGQCLHARKIGFVHPCTGEYMEFESPLPEYFTEVLDKIKNI; from the coding sequence ATGAGTGCGGAAACACTGACCAGTGTTGTGCCGGATTCTGATGCTTCATCGAGGATAGACAAATACATTTCAGAAAATTTTCCGGATGTTACAAGAAGTGCGGCACAGAAGCTTATCGCTGACGGATGCGTCACCGTAAACGGCAGGACAGTATCAAAAAACTACAGGACAGCTGCGGGTGACGAGATCTCGGTCGATATGCCGGAACCGCAGGAGCTTTCTGTAGAACCGGAAAATATTCCTGTGGACATTGTCTACGAGGATGACGACCTTCTTGTTGTAAACAAACCGAAAGGAATGGTTGTCCATCCGGCGGCAGGGCACTGCAGCGGAACGCTTGTCAATGCTCTTATGTATCACTGCCGCGGCAGACTTTCTTCGATAAACGGAGTTGTCCGTCCTGGAATAGTTCATCGGATTGACAAGAATACCAGCGGCCTTCTGATAGTCGCCAAGACTGACAGGGCACATCAGGGTCTGGCCGAACAGATAAAGGAACACTCCTTTACAAGGGAGTATGAAGCTGTTGTCTGCGGCAGACTTAAGGAAACCGAAGGTACGATAAACGCACCTATAGGCAGACACAGCACTGACAGAAAGAAAATGTGCGTAACACAGACAGGATCAAAGCATGCAGTCACGCACTATACTGTTCTGGAACAGTATAACAGGTATGCTTATGTAAAGTTAAGACTTGAAACGGGCAGAACTCACCAGATACGAGTTCACATGAAATACATAGGTCATCCGGTATTCGGTGATGATGTATACGGAACACCACAGAAGGGAATCGAAGGCCAGTGTCTTCACGCCAGAAAGATCGGGTTTGTTCACCCGTGCACCGGCGAGTACATGGAATTTGAAAGCCCGCTTCCGGAATACTTTACCGAGGTACTTGACAAGATAAAAAATATTTAA
- a CDS encoding transketolase, whose product MDSTIKKQLEMTAVNVRMGIIEGTFNAKSGHPGGSLSIADLLTYLYSVKMNVNPADPDMKERDRLVLSKGHTAPALYSVLAEKGFFPKEELKSLRHIGALLQGHPCIHIPGVDMSSGSLGQGISVACGMALAGKIDNADYKVYTILGDGECEEGQVWEAAMFAAHYKLDNLVAIVDNNGLQIDGKITEVCSPEPITDKFAAFGWHVITMDAHDFDSIEKAFDEAEKISGKPVAIIQKSVKGKGVSFMEDKVSWHGTAPNKEQYDQAMAELTARLEELKK is encoded by the coding sequence ATGGACTCTACAATCAAAAAGCAGCTTGAGATGACAGCCGTAAACGTAAGAATGGGCATTATCGAAGGTACATTCAATGCAAAGTCCGGTCATCCGGGCGGATCACTTTCGATAGCTGATCTTCTTACTTATCTTTACAGCGTAAAGATGAATGTGAATCCAGCAGATCCTGACATGAAGGAAAGAGACAGACTCGTGCTTTCAAAGGGACACACAGCACCGGCACTTTATTCAGTTCTTGCTGAAAAAGGCTTCTTCCCTAAGGAGGAACTCAAGTCTTTAAGACACATCGGAGCACTTCTTCAGGGCCATCCGTGTATCCACATTCCTGGCGTTGACATGAGCAGCGGCTCACTCGGACAGGGCATCTCAGTTGCATGCGGTATGGCTCTTGCAGGCAAGATCGACAATGCTGACTACAAGGTATACACTATCCTCGGAGACGGCGAATGCGAAGAAGGTCAGGTGTGGGAAGCAGCTATGTTCGCTGCACACTATAAGCTCGACAATCTTGTAGCAATAGTTGACAACAACGGTCTCCAGATCGACGGCAAAATTACAGAAGTATGTTCTCCTGAACCGATCACAGATAAATTCGCAGCTTTCGGCTGGCACGTAATAACAATGGATGCCCACGATTTTGATTCTATCGAAAAGGCTTTTGACGAAGCTGAAAAGATCTCAGGCAAGCCTGTAGCTATCATTCAGAAGAGCGTTAAGGGCAAGGGCGTTTCATTCATGGAAGACAAGGTTTCATGGCACGGTACAGCACCTAACAAGGAACAGTACGATCAGGCAATGGCAGAACTTACTGCACGCCTCGAAGAACTTAAGAAATAA
- a CDS encoding transketolase family protein, with product MADVIKIATRESYGEALKEIAAECDKLVVLDADLAEATKTVKFKKEYPERFFDCGIAEADMMGVAAGLAASGKIPFASSFAMFAAGRAFEIVRNSIGYPHLNVKIGATHAGISVGEDGATHQCNEDIALMRTIPGMVIINPADGVEAKAAVKAAVEYVGPVYLRFGRLATPIFNDEATYKFEIGKGIELKDGKDVTIVATGLMVNEAVEAAKLLEADGISARVINIHTIKPIDKDIILKAAKETGLIITAEEHSIIGGLGSAVAETVAEECPVPVVRIGVNDEFGHSGPAADLLREFGLCKENIVAKTKEAVKKFK from the coding sequence ATGGCAGATGTAATAAAGATCGCTACACGTGAAAGCTACGGCGAAGCACTTAAGGAAATTGCAGCAGAATGCGACAAACTCGTAGTTTTAGACGCTGACCTTGCTGAAGCTACAAAAACAGTAAAGTTCAAGAAGGAATATCCTGAAAGATTTTTTGACTGCGGTATCGCAGAAGCAGATATGATGGGTGTTGCAGCAGGTCTTGCAGCATCAGGCAAGATCCCGTTTGCAAGCAGCTTTGCAATGTTTGCAGCAGGACGTGCTTTTGAAATTGTAAGAAACTCTATCGGCTATCCTCACCTCAACGTAAAGATCGGTGCTACACATGCCGGTATTTCAGTAGGTGAAGACGGCGCTACTCACCAGTGCAACGAAGACATCGCACTCATGAGAACAATTCCGGGCATGGTTATCATCAACCCTGCAGACGGTGTTGAAGCAAAGGCTGCTGTTAAGGCTGCTGTTGAATACGTTGGTCCTGTTTACCTCCGTTTCGGAAGACTTGCTACACCGATCTTCAATGACGAAGCTACATACAAGTTCGAGATCGGCAAGGGTATCGAACTTAAGGACGGCAAGGACGTTACTATCGTTGCTACAGGTCTCATGGTAAATGAAGCAGTTGAAGCTGCCAAGCTCCTCGAAGCTGACGGCATCAGCGCAAGAGTTATCAACATCCACACGATCAAGCCTATCGACAAGGACATTATCCTCAAGGCTGCTAAGGAAACAGGCCTCATCATCACAGCTGAAGAACACAGCATAATCGGCGGCCTCGGCTCAGCAGTTGCAGAAACAGTAGCTGAAGAGTGCCCTGTACCTGTTGTAAGAATCGGCGTAAACGACGAATTCGGCCACAGCGGCCCTGCAGCAGACCTCCTCAGGGAATTCGGCCTCTGCAAGGAAAACATCGTTGCAAAGACAAAGGAAGCTGTAAAGAAGTTTAAATAA
- a CDS encoding D-alanine--D-alanine ligase, giving the protein MSKLRMALIFGGVSNEYETSLLAAASIIDNIDTEEYETICIGITKKGRWLYYPGTSEDIRNDTWYENPDCTSVVISPDPNRKGIIKIEDGEVSVHRVDVIFPVLYGKNGEDGTIAGFLRTTGIPYVGSDLMASAACMDKTYTRMVLGYNGFKTSNWRMMSRNDLPDLDEKCNEYCDELEFPIIVKPANFGSSAGISMAHDFESLKYAVKMALTQDEKVVVEEFVEGEELQVAVIGYDNINVSAPGEVRIEREGTDFNSDSEKAEYIVPADLPDYTAAQISETAADVYRLMGCSGMARIDFYRNYEGEIIISQINPVPEISPDSMFVKLMEAEGYTFTELISLLLIQAIDDYDGKSVC; this is encoded by the coding sequence GTGTCAAAATTAAGAATGGCCTTAATATTTGGCGGTGTTTCCAATGAATATGAAACCTCTCTTCTGGCAGCAGCATCTATTATAGATAATATCGATACAGAAGAATACGAGACGATTTGCATAGGCATTACAAAAAAAGGAAGATGGCTCTACTATCCGGGAACCAGCGAGGATATACGAAATGATACCTGGTATGAAAATCCGGACTGTACGTCAGTAGTTATCTCACCTGATCCAAACAGAAAGGGAATCATAAAAATCGAGGACGGTGAAGTGTCTGTTCACCGTGTTGACGTTATTTTTCCGGTACTTTACGGCAAGAACGGCGAGGACGGTACAATAGCAGGATTTTTAAGAACTACCGGAATACCGTATGTGGGAAGCGACCTTATGGCATCTGCAGCCTGCATGGATAAGACTTACACGAGAATGGTTCTCGGCTATAACGGATTCAAAACTTCAAACTGGAGAATGATGTCCCGAAACGATCTTCCGGATCTTGACGAGAAATGCAACGAATACTGCGATGAACTTGAATTCCCGATAATTGTAAAGCCGGCAAACTTCGGCTCTTCAGCCGGAATAAGCATGGCGCATGATTTTGAATCGCTGAAATACGCAGTCAAGATGGCACTTACCCAGGACGAAAAGGTAGTTGTGGAAGAATTCGTTGAAGGCGAGGAACTTCAGGTAGCTGTCATCGGATATGACAATATCAACGTTTCAGCACCGGGCGAAGTAAGGATCGAACGTGAGGGAACAGACTTCAATTCAGACAGTGAAAAAGCTGAATATATAGTTCCGGCTGATCTTCCGGATTATACTGCAGCACAGATAAGCGAAACAGCAGCTGATGTTTACAGGCTCATGGGCTGTTCAGGCATGGCACGAATCGATTTCTACCGTAATTACGAAGGCGAGATAATCATAAGTCAGATCAATCCTGTACCGGAGATCTCACCGGACAGTATGTTTGTAAAACTGATGGAAGCTGAAGGATATACTTTTACCGAGCTTATCAGTCTGCTTCTTATCCAGGCAATCGATGATTATGACGGAAAGT